In Triticum dicoccoides isolate Atlit2015 ecotype Zavitan unplaced genomic scaffold, WEW_v2.0 scaffold75142, whole genome shotgun sequence, a single genomic region encodes these proteins:
- the LOC119347745 gene encoding probable aspartyl aminopeptidase, translating to MITYYVTLFASLLINYLPHHHFCLCGIYVTTYVTPAMTSLRHVAGFLDRWTELQCGLRFIHRVVLLHTTPPMALLRLHLLRPPPAPLAAFSSPWRRALPTTRPAAPASRLLCSNHPASPSSPSSPSIVGGLLDYLNESWTQFHATAEAKRQLLAAGFELLSENDDWDLQPGGRYFFTRNMSCLVAFAVGQKYRVGNGFNIIAAHTDSPCLKLKPRSASFKSGHQMVGVQTYGGGLWGTWFDRDLTLAGRVILKAPDGSFKHKLVKVNRPLIRVPTLAIHLDRTVNSEGFKPNLESHLAPLLATKCEETTVSSDDKKGSSSTRTVHHPLLLQVLSEEIGCGSDEIIGMELNVCDTQPSCLGGGKNEFIYSGRLDNLASCYCALKSLMDSSKIPEELSNEKGIRMIALFDNEEVGSNSMQGAGAPTIFQAMRRIVDSLMHQSMGEGALERALTSSFLVSADMAHALHPNYPDKHEEYHRPELQKGLVIKHNANQRYATSAVTAFLFKEIARIHNLPVQEFVVRNDMGCGSTIGPILASGVGIRTVDCGIPQLSMHSVREMCGKEDIDTTYKHFKAFFEMFSDIDQKLNVDF from the exons AtgataacatattatgttactctatttgcctctctcctcatcaactacttgccacatcaccatttttgcttatgtggcatctatgttactacctacgtTACTCCCGCTATGACCAGCCTAAGGCACGTGGCTGGATTCCTGGACCGCTGGACGGAGCTACAGTGCGGCTTGCGCTTCATCCATCGCGTCGTCCTCCTCCATACCACGCCGCCGATGGCGCtgctccgcctccacctcctccggccGCCGCCTGCTCCGCTCGCCGCCTTCTCCTCCCCCTGGCGCCGCGCCCTCCCAACCACCAGGCCCGCTGCACCCGCCTCCCGCCTCCTCTGCTCCAACCAccccgcctccccctcctccccctcctcgccCTCCATCGTCGGCGGCCTGCTCGACTACCTCAACGAGTCGTGGACGCAGTTCCACGCCACCG CCGAGGCCAAGAGGCAGCTGCTCGCGGCAGGGTTCGAGCTGCTCAGCGAGAACGACGACTGGGACCTGCAGCCCGGTGGCCGCTACTTCTTCACTCGCAACATGTCCTGCCTGGTCGCCTTTGCAGTCGGGCAAAA GTACAGAGTTGGTAATGGTTTCAATATAATTGCAGCCCACACTGATAGTCCATGCCTCAAGCTGAAGCCAAGGTCTGCTTCCTTCAAATCTGGCCATCAAATGGTAGGTGTGCAGACATATGGAGGTGGGTTGTGGGGCACATGGTTTGATAGAGATCTAACTTTGGCCGGGCGAGTCATCCTCAAGGCTCCAGATGGTTCATTTAAGCATAAGCTTGTCAAAGTGAACAGACCACTCATTCGCGTACCGACACTGGCTATACATCTTGACCG CACAGTGAATTCTGAAGGATTCAAGCCTAATCTAGAGAGTCATCTGGCTCCACTTCTTGCAACAAAATGTGAAGAAACCACTGTCAGTTCTGATGACAAAAAAGGTTCAAGTTCCACAAGGACTGTTCATCATCCACTACTATTGCAA GTTCTTTCAGAAGAAATTGGTTGTGGAtcggatgaaattattggtatggAGTTGAACGTGTGTGATACCCAACCTAGCTGCCTTGGTGGAGGCAAGAACGAGTTCATTTATTCTGGTAGATTGGATAATCTTGCTTCATGTTATTGTGCGCTGAAATCCCTCATGGACTCTTCCAAGATACCAGAAGAGTTATCCAACGAGAAGGGTATAAGAATGATTGCGTTGTTTGATAATGAAGAG GTTGGTTCAAATTCAATGCAAGGGGCAGGTGCACCAACCATATTCCAGGCCATGAGACGAATTGTTGACTCCTTGATGCATCAGTCCATGGGGGAGGGGGCTTTAGAGCGTGCACTAACTTCTTCTTTCCTTG TTTCCGCGGATATGGCTCATGCCCTGCACCCAAACTATCCAGACAAGCATGAAGAGTACCACAGACCTGAACTACAAAAGGGACTTGTTATCAAGCATAATGCTAACCAACGTTATGCCACAAGTGCTGTAACAGCTTTTCTCTTCAAAGAAATAGCTCGAATTCATAACCTTCCCGTCCAG GAATTTGTTGTAAGGAATGATATGGGTTGTGGCTCAACTATTGGTCCCATACTTGCTTCCGGTGTTGGCATACGGACTGTTGATTGTGGTATTCCTCAGCTTTCCATGCACAG CGTTCGGGAAATGTGTGGCAAAGAAGACATAGACACCACATACAAGCACTTCAAAGCTTTCTTCGAGATGTTCTCGGACATTGACCAGAAACTGAATGTAGACTTTTAG